The Gordonia terrae genome contains the following window.
ACCGACCCCGGCTATCGATCCCTGCCCGGTGCACTACCTCAGAAGGTGAAACGATGATCGATTCCGACGAGCACGAGACCGATACCGAAATCGACCCGCGTGAATTACGACATGTGATGGGGCACTTCGCCACTGGCGTCGTGGCGATCACCGCAACAGACGGCGAGACCGGCAGCCCGGTCGGGCTTGCCGCCAATTCGTTCACCTCGGTGTCACTCGCCCCTCCGCTTGTCGCCTTCTGTGTGGCGAAGACCAGCTCGTCATGGCCCCGGGTCAAGGCGTCGCGACGCTTCGTCGTCAACATTCTGTCGGACGCGCAAGAAGGTGTGTGCCGCAGTCTCGCGATGAAGGGTGGCGACAAGTTCGCAGGCCTCTCATGGCTACCCAGTCCAGCCGGCGCTCCGGTCCTCGAGGGGGGTCTGGCGTGGATGGAAGTCGAGCTCGATGCAGAGCACGACGCCGGTGACCACGTCATCGTGGTCTCGCGCGTGCATCACATCCACGCGGGCGAGCTCGAACCACTCATCTTCTATCGAGGCAAGTACGGGAGAATTGAACCTTTTCCGGTCGAGGTCGACAGTTCGATCGTTTCGGAGGTCAAACGATGACCATGCAGCCGCACAACTGTCGGGCCTGTGGCCTGGCAGTCACCGTCGAGAAGTTCAGCACGGCCCACACGTCGATCCAGTGGTTGTCGGACTCGGCAGGTTGCCCGTTCAACGCCGCGCGCGGGCAGACTCTTGCGGGCGACAGCTGCCCGGAGCTGCAGGACAGCATCGACGACGCCGTCCGGGAACACGTGCTGACCGAGACACGGATCGAGTTGCCGACCGGTTCGGCCATCCCGCGGATGTCACACACGTCAATGTGAGAGCCGCGCAAGGCATTCAGTAGGTCCGCTCAATGGGAGCTGCGGTGGGGACGTACTGTCAGCGATGCGAAGCTCACCACATGAGCAGAGTTGACCAGGTCACACCGGAAACGCCCAAAGAGCTTCGCACGCCGTCGGGAGTGATTCGCTACTACGAACGCGGCGAGGGGCCGCCACTCGTGCTGTTGCACGGTTCTGGTCCGGGCGTGACAGGGTGGCGGAACTTCGCGGGGAATCTGGACGTGTTCGCCGCTCACCACCGGACGTTCATCGTGGAGTTCCCCGGATTCGGGGTGAGCGACGACTTCGGCGGGCATCCGATGTTCACGGCACAGCAAGCCGTGGTCGACTTCCTCGACGGTCTGCAGCTCGACAAGGTCGCCGTCGTGGGTAACTCCATGGGAGGGGTGATCGGGGCATCGCTGGCCATCGAGCATCCCGAGCGGGTGAGCAAGCTCGTCACGATCGGCGGCATCGGTACGAATCTGTTCAGCCCCGGCCCCGGCGAGGGGATAAAGCTCCTCATGGAGTTCACCGACGAACCCACCCGGGAGAGATTGATCCGCTGGCTTCATTCGATGGTCTATGACCCGGACCTCGTCACCGAACAACTCGTCGAGCAGAGGTGGGCGCAAGCGACCGACCCGGCAACTCTGGAGAGCGCTCGGAAGATGTATGGCTCAGCAGCTTTCGGTCAGATGCTCAAGGCTGCGGCGGCATCGACCGAGCCCGCCCTGTGGGCGAAGTTCAATCAGATCCGGATCCCGGTCCTGGTGACCTGGGGGCGCGATGATCGGGTGAGTCCCCTGGATATGGCATTGGTCCCCATGCGGACGCTGCCCCGCGGTGAACTGCACGTCTTCCCCAACTGTGGCCACTGGGTGATGATCGAGCAGAAAGAGGCCTTCGAGT
Protein-coding sequences here:
- a CDS encoding flavin reductase family protein, which translates into the protein MIDSDEHETDTEIDPRELRHVMGHFATGVVAITATDGETGSPVGLAANSFTSVSLAPPLVAFCVAKTSSSWPRVKASRRFVVNILSDAQEGVCRSLAMKGGDKFAGLSWLPSPAGAPVLEGGLAWMEVELDAEHDAGDHVIVVSRVHHIHAGELEPLIFYRGKYGRIEPFPVEVDSSIVSEVKR
- a CDS encoding alpha/beta fold hydrolase, translated to MSRVDQVTPETPKELRTPSGVIRYYERGEGPPLVLLHGSGPGVTGWRNFAGNLDVFAAHHRTFIVEFPGFGVSDDFGGHPMFTAQQAVVDFLDGLQLDKVAVVGNSMGGVIGASLAIEHPERVSKLVTIGGIGTNLFSPGPGEGIKLLMEFTDEPTRERLIRWLHSMVYDPDLVTEQLVEQRWAQATDPATLESARKMYGSAAFGQMLKAAAASTEPALWAKFNQIRIPVLVTWGRDDRVSPLDMALVPMRTLPRGELHVFPNCGHWVMIEQKEAFESAVLAFLARKD